Genomic window (Festucalex cinctus isolate MCC-2025b chromosome 7, RoL_Fcin_1.0, whole genome shotgun sequence):
atctttttaatttttatataacCAAACAAGTTGTAACATGACGCTTTCACTTTCACCGCAGAAGTGTTtgatgtgttttatttatttatttattttattttcaataatgCACTACAAATCATGAACACACAATTAAGAGTTCTAAAGAACAAGTACAAAGATCCACTGCATGCACCAGGGACACAATAGCACATTAAAATGTTATGgattaaaaaatacacacattgtTCCTCCACATAAAAGGTGCACAGTAATTTGGCATTAAGCACAGGGAGCTTACTCGAGCGACTGCAGCGGACAAAATAATCACACTGATAGCTGCTATAGTTTTGCGACCGCAGGCAAGTGTGACAACAAACACTGtcacaatgttaaaaatgttctaCAAAAGTATActgtttcgattttttttttcccccttttacaTCAGACAGTATTTAAGGATATAATCGGCATTCCCTGCTTTACTTCAGTTAAATTTGTGCCTCGGATGAGAGTACCACACGTTAAAGGTTCTCTGGATAACAAATATAACAGCATTTGATGGCAGCCAACTTTGTACATGTAAATATTCTATAGATTTTAAGCAATAAGACTGTTTCATCATTACTTTTCAttacttaaagtggaagtcaaccattaacatttcttgacaataatattttatatgtgatctcattagtctaaacatggcattctgattaatgtatttgtggaatatgagttatgcagcaaaatccagctgtttatgTCCATcccaaggggcggccattttgccacttgctatcgactgaagatgacatcacagttcctcaggcaacgaccaatcaaagctcacctgtcttctgaagctgagttgtgattggtcgttaacagAGACCTgagcaagtgtgatgtcatcttcagtcgacggcaagtggcaaaatggccaccccctgggatggataaaaactgctggattttgctgcttatctcatattccactaaaggAATATTAACCAGATTACATATTtatactagtggggctgcatagaacatattattcagaaattttggggggttgacttccactttaagatttCTAAGCAAGAATACAACTGTCCAGTAGTTTGTCTTTACAGCAGGCACAGTAGATCAAATACAACAAAAGTTCTACTATCATTTCTGTGCTTCTCAGTCAAATGTAATATACATAATAACATGCACAAGGTACAGAAACACAGAAAGGAATATTAAAGCCAGTGTCAGAAATCAAACAAGTGGCTACAGTTATTAGATTATACACAATCTAACCACAAATATTTTCGAGGTACTGTGCATAAACTGGGGGGATAATGTCAAATGTTAAAATACAATCTTGCACAACTGCGCTTCTGCCTGCTCTATTCATAGATTAAGAATTTTTAACGCTTGGAAATTCGATGCAAAATAGTGTTATGGGAGAGAAAATAGGGAATCCCATTGAAGTTACTTGGGAGACACAAAATGGCGGCGCTGAAGACATATTAATAAAATGACTGACCTTAGAAAATGAAGAATATGAACAGCAGAGTTTATCAACAGTTGACAAGTGGGGATAGTAGACAAGTAATAGACATAAGTCAGAATATTAAATATACATGTACAAATGTGTGCCAATTACCTGGAACACTGCGCCAATTGAAATCCTAAAATGGGTGtagaaagtttgtttttttaatgcaaaaaagTGCAATGTAATTACATAAAACCcttgtaccttttttttgttgtttttcttggctTTCATTGTTCATTGTGCTTGATAAATACTCTAAGGCCCGATCGAAAAATAACAgcttcattatcatcatcatcatcatcatcatcattggcgTTCTCCTCTTGGCAGTAACTCACTATTAGACAGGAATGTACCAGCTGGTGAAGACTTTGTAAAAATAGATGTAAACAGTTTTCCAGTTCTCACACTTTCACAAGGAGAGGAACTCTCtcagcacacgcacgcaaaatgactgggtgggaaaaaatatatgacaacctattttgttttgtttgtatatttttttttgagtactCTTTTCAAAGAAAATGCTCCTAGCCGTCGATGCATGTTTATCTCCGCCCCTCACATGGGTTTGGCAACGGGTGGTTTGGTGACCTTCTTTTCATAGGTCCCTCGATGCTTGTATCCTGAGACGTACCCCGAAGTGTCGACCAGGTCTACTCGCCCCGCCTTCCCCTTCCCGCGTCCCGTGTCGTCAAAGCGCTCCTTGTGCGACCCCGTGAACTTGGTGGTGTCTGTCAGTCGGTTCACTGTCGGGGAAGCTACGGCTCTCTGCAAGGGAAGTTAGCAAGGATATTCAAGTGCCTCCAAAAGGTCAGAGTTGAGGATTTGGTTTTTACAAGATCTCTTACCGTGACCCCGGAGATGACAGGCGCCTTCCCCTCAATCAGCTTGAATACCTCAGCCTCCGCATCCTCTCCACTCTTCTCTTTGTACTTCTTCCTGGCAAGCTCTGCTAGCGCGATCTTGAACTCGTCATATGTGATGGTGCGACAGGATTTCTTCCTGAAACAGTGATTTGTTACAGGAAAGCACTGAGAACTCTAAATATCTTGCATCTCAGTTTGTATATTTGGCTCAGATTTATAATGTTCTCCCATATTACTCCTTTTGACCTCTGGACTCTTGAGAGACAGTAATTCACTATCACTCACCTAATTTCAACTACCGGTATTACTTATCTAAGTCAAACACTTACTGGGTAAAAACAATTGGACTTTTCCTGCTAGACGATTTCACCGGGTATCAATTGGATTGTTCCAATATCATCTCCCTTGCTTTTATATGATGTCCTCAAGTCATGTCTTGCTTTTCATCTTGGTGACACCTCTGATTTGTCTCTTGTCTTTTCGGTACTATCTTTCTGAAAGGTGAACATTCCAATATTGTAGTGTAAATTCCTGCCATTCACAGGGGATCGAGCGATGCTGCAAAGTGAAAATTGAGAATAATTGGTGGTTATAGTaatagcttaactcattcattgccattgacggaaaaagacgtcaaattttatcaacacatttttcactgggcTAAatttagactagactaaaactaggggtttcaaactcatttttgtcgTGGGCTGCTTTGTAGTTATGGCTTCCCTTTGTTACATTGAATTTTGTAATAGCTACTCAGCAGGGCAAAAACATACATATGTGGTGATGACAACGCAGGTTAAACTTGGCTCCTCCCCAAGCTCTTAGGACATTTTATGAATTGCATTAATAAAAGGTCTTGGataccaattactactttcctattatacagagctttggtgccatcttgtggcatctttggGTGTTGGATAAAGAGTCCAAAAATATGCCAAGATTATGCAAATAGGTTAGTCGATAGCTGAGAAGAAAAAGTGAATTTATGAAAAATGCACTGTTAATATTGTGCATATGGTGACCTTTTATAATATTTTGTCAGATCGTATCACGTTCAATTGGGCTGAACTTGGTCGTCAAATCATAAAACCAGATACTGTAGCTGCAATTTCATCCTTATGCTACCCCCAGCCTGTAGTGAAATTATTTGCTTTGCATTGAAATTGCCATGATATATCGACTACTTTTATCGtccttaatttatttatttattttttacattttggctGAATGTCAACATCTCTCAGCCCTCATGCACCGTTTCTGAGGAAAGACGCTTTTGCTTGTCACAGGCTACTTCATGTGGAACCAAATGCTTTGACATTTATAAGGTCAACTTGTAACAGCTGGCAATAAGTCCGACCTCCCTCACTCATGCTCCATCTGAGAGCGCCTCACTTGTCTCGTTGGCCATGTGCCCCTTTCACTTCCACATagtaacaaacacaaacattcatCGCTGTGGAGATAGATCAAGCAAACAACAGCGTATGAAGCCCCCGCCGTCTCCCAGGGCAACCTGCCGTCATAGCAACAAGCCACGGTAAACAGGGGTGTTTGGGTTTATCATTACTTTTTCTCCCACCCATTTGACCTTGTTGTGTTTAGGCGGTCCATCAGTGTTGAATATTTTTGGGCGCCCCATGCTCGGAATCATTCCCGCGCTGTCTAATGTCAGACGGGAAGCTGAACTTCCACTGCCGGAAGACAAATCGGTGTCATACTCAAATATCCAAATGAAGCTGTGTAAATAAACAGCAAATCAGCATTTAGGGAGGTTACAATGAAGAAGaataaatgttgaacagggAACGGAACATTATTTCACTTTGGAAAACCGCAGCTGACCTGTTTAATTTACATACTTGAACCATCTGCTGGACCACGAAGCATAAGAACGCAGACGGAAGAATTTGTTTAATCCACAGCTTCCAATAATGTTCACTGATGGGGAACCACAGCATGGAAAATAAAGACAACATTAAACCATGCCAGTAATTAATTAGTCTACACCAGATTTCTACGGCCGCCTTAGTTTATGTTGAGGCTCCATGCTCtcaacacttggaatcactcaGCCACAAGGTGTTTAGCCAGCGCTCTTTAATTTCATGTACGTGTGCATGCAAAGAGCCTTGACACTGATGAAAGGAAATGCACGGCTGGCTCTACTACTCAGTCATGCCTGGAGCAGGTCAGAACATGAATGCCAGCGCTGCACTTGACACAGATGCTACTGTACTGACCTCAAGGCTGACCGACATGTCTGTTGTCATTATATTGTGGCATTCACCAAATCGCCAACTTTGGATGTTTTTCAAACACAAATCTCATATTGCCTTTCAGTGATATCAAAATAACCTGTTCTCATATAGCTTTGCTAATATGAACCGAGTATAAAAACGCTAAATTAGCTAATATTAAAATCCACTTTACTTGGGATTTTTCAGATTAGATGGAGAATTTTTGTATCCCagaacctgttttttttttttttttttttttttttgagtagtaCAAAAGACCGTATTTGTCACAAATCATTCTTTTAGCTAAAAACATCAAACAATTcccttatatgtgacctcactaaacatgacattcggattaatattacatttgtcgaATATGAGTTGTAAGAAGTAAAATCGAGCCGCTTTGatcaatctcagggggcggcctttttttttttttttttttttttttttttttttttttttttttttttttttttttgcactcactcacacaaacacgctcaCAAACagacatggtctcccaggcaggGACGCGAACCCATGCCAACTGGccccaaaggcaagtgacggttccaatCTTCCACCCAGAGCCcagggggggcggccattttttatttatttttgcactcaCTCAAATAAACACGCTCACAAACAGACATGGTCTCCTGGGCGGGGTAGCGAACCCACTTGCAGTCCATTTGCTGTcaaatgaagatgacatcacctgtgctgaaacaagctgagccatgattggtcattacatgTTTCCTGAGCACGGGTTATGTCAtatttagtcgacagcaagtggaaaattaattgtttatgaaaaataattaggttaacaaattaatttggacaaaatattatcattttactgctgaaaatggctgaatgagtcaaatatccctttaaccCTTACAAGAGTGCTTAAAGCCCAATTTTTAAGTTATACAACTTAAGTATGACGGATCCGTTCATTTCCTACTGTTCATGCCACAAATCCAAAATTCGACAAACTGCCTATTATAGCCGGCATTGCCATGGGAACGGTAACAATGGACACAAGTCTAGCCGTGTTTGCACAAAATCCACTAAATCAGCGTGAGATTTCCTATTTCATGGCCTTTTTCCACTCCTGCAGCAACAAATGATGATGAGTTACTTCCAACCGCATACTCCTGTTTCCATGTCATTGATCTTGGTTAGTACCGTTTGATTATGCGGTGCATATTTGCAGGAACAAGTTGTGATACGTCCAATCTAGCACACTTTGTTCGGttagtaaataaaacatttccctCTTTAGTGCAATTGAGGTCACAGTTTATTATTAGTCTCGTGCACTTAAATCAAGCGGCAAAGGATGAACCAATCTGGCCTGGGGAGGTACAGGAGGAGCCATCCATCCAGATTTTTTGTTCGGGTttttgaaaaacacaaacacaaaaaaatcttttttcttGATGTTTACAGTTGTAAATCAAACCACGGACCAGTCTTGCTGCATGTTTTATCACATCTAAATGTGTTTTTCCTCTCCCCTTCAATGTTCCTGTAATTATAACCTGAGCAATGTTTGTGCCACTTCATTGGACTTTGGGGCATGCGTGAGAATTCAGTGACTAACTCTTAAGTCATCGCTGCTTCAGTACTAGTATAGAAGCAGTCCTGTCATGGCACATCTGTGGTGAACCACATTTATCCAATTACATCAGTCTCACAGTCATGTCTGGATCGACTCCTTCTTATCATCTGTTATGTTGATGGTAGAAGAAGTCTGCGTTCTTACTTGACTTTGGAGAAGACGATGTCGACGTCGGTGAGGGTGATGGTCTTGCCGTCGATCACGCCGCAGTCCTTGCAGAGCTTGGACCAGTTcttgccgtgcatgtctttgccGGTAGCGCGCGTGTCACCGTGAATGGCGAAGCGCCGGAAGGATTCCTCTAAAGCTGTCAACTCCACCGGCGTGGACGAGCCCACGCCTCCGTCGCTTGTCCCATTCGAGTCGGTGGAGAGCCTTTTGGAGGCGCGGTCTCTCGAGTGTTCACTGTGT
Coding sequences:
- the tppp gene encoding tubulin polymerization-promoting protein isoform X2, which translates into the protein MADQKDRLEDFKVQTPKNTNISSAQLRQHSEHSRDRASKRLSTDSNGTSDGGVGSSTPVELTALEESFRRFAIHGDTRATGKDMHGKNWSKLCKDCGVIDGKTITLTDVDIVFSKVKKKSCRTITYDEFKIALAELARKKYKEKSGEDAEAEVFKLIEGKAPVISGVTRAVASPTVNRLTDTTKFTGSHKERFDDTGRGKGKAGRVDLVDTSGYVSGYKHRGTYEKKVTKPPVAKPM
- the tppp gene encoding tubulin polymerization-promoting protein isoform X1 gives rise to the protein MLIMGTAQSTKRKHKSAHPSTAQKEANSCTSMADQKDRLEDFKVQTPKNTNISSAQLRQHSEHSRDRASKRLSTDSNGTSDGGVGSSTPVELTALEESFRRFAIHGDTRATGKDMHGKNWSKLCKDCGVIDGKTITLTDVDIVFSKVKKKSCRTITYDEFKIALAELARKKYKEKSGEDAEAEVFKLIEGKAPVISGVTRAVASPTVNRLTDTTKFTGSHKERFDDTGRGKGKAGRVDLVDTSGYVSGYKHRGTYEKKVTKPPVAKPM